In the genome of Enterococcus sp. DIV2402, the window AAATTGATGATGTGCACCTTGATACTTCGCTTGTTCGATATTAGGGTGATTTTCTTCAATAATCCCTACACTTACATAAGGATGGTGTTTCACACAGTTAATTTCATTAAAAGGAATCCAATATTTCACCTTACTTTTATATCTTTCCAAAACTGTTTTTGCAAAATTAACATAGAAATCAATTACTTTACGATTCGCCCACCCCCCATATTCTGTAACTAGATACAACGGCATTTCGTAATGGGATAAAGAGACTAACGGTTCTATTCCATATTTTAGACATTCGTCAAAAACTCTATCATAGAAATTTAAGCCTTCTTCATTCGGCTCTAGCTCGTCTCCTTTTGGAAAGATTCTGGTCCATGCAATGGACATCCGATAAGTTTTAAAACCCATCTCGGCAAATAATGCAATATCCTCTTTGTAGCGATGATAAAAATCAACACCATATCGTTTGGGATACAATTTTTTACTATTTGTATTTTGAGCTTCTTCTACTTGAGCATGGGTCATCATATGCCATTGATCTGTCCAATTTCTTTGTGGTAAAGTCGGGTCAAACGTGTATACATCTGAAACTGAGAGTCCTTTTCCTCCTTTATTCCAACCGCCTTCTACCTGATTAGCAGCTGTGGCGCCACCCCATAAAAAATTTTCTGGAAAATAATTAGTCATAATTCCTTCCTCCATTCAGATAGTTTTCGTAATTTAAAGATTGTCCATTAGATGCAATAACTTGCTTATAATAATTAAAACTTGCTTTTTTGGTTCGTTTTAAACTGCCTGTACCATCATTTTGCTTATCTACATGAATAAAGCCATAGCGCTTTTCCATCTCACCAGTTCCTGCAGAGACGATATCAATTGGTCCCCACCAAGTATAACCTAGAATAGTGCAACCATCTTTGATTGCTTCGCCCATTGCTTCCACATGTTCTTTCAAATACCACATTCTCTCTGAATCAATAATATTTCCTTGAGAATCAAATATATCTTTCAAACCAATTCCATTTTCAACAATAAAGAGTGGTTTTTCATAACGATCAGTTAACTCATTACACACATATCTTAAGGCTAACGGATCAATCGGCCATCCCCATTCAGTCTCTTTTAAATAAGGATTTTTCTTCCCTATGAGTCCCCCTGTATTGCCTAAAATCTTCATCCCAGATTCGTGTAAAGAACTTCTATAGAAACTAAATCCAAGATAATCACAGGTTCCTTTTCGAATAATATCTAGATCTCCTTTTTGAATATCTAAAATCAGCTTATTTTCCTCTGTTATTCTTTGAAAATATGCAGGGTATCTTCCTCTTAGTTGAACATCACTATAAAACAAAGAGCGGCGTCTTAGCTGGTAAGATTCAAATACATCATTGGGATTACATGTAGCAGGATAAATAGGACTTAACGAAAGCATACAACCAATCTGATTTTCATTATTCGCTTTTTTTCCATTAAGAACTGCTTTACCGCTAGCCACAAACATGTTATGGCTAGCTTGGTAAAGAATTGTCAATTTTTCTTGCTCTGTAGCAGTATCCATTACATCAACTGCAGCTGCAATCAACGGTAATGTATGTGTATGATTAATTTCATTAAAGGTCATCCAATACTTCACCTGTTTTTTATATCGATCAAAAATAACCTTTGTGTATCGATCAAAAAAATCAATTAGTGCCCTATTTTGCCATCCACCGTACTCAGTTACAAGATAAAGTGGTGTTTCGAAATGTGAGATAGTGACGATTGGCTCAATTCCTTTAGATAATAGTTTCTCAAATAATCGATCGTAAAACTGAAGCCCATCTTCGTTGGGTTCTAATTCATCCCCATTTGGAAAAATTCTAGACCAAGCAATCGAAGTTCTGAAGCACTTCAATCCTAACTCTGCAAATAACTCAATATCCTCTTCAAATTTATGATAAAAATCAATAGCTGTATGATTTGGATAATACTCATTTTCATTAATTTGAAGAGAAACTTTTTGTATTCTTGTTTCGCCAACTGGCAAGATATCAGCAATACTTAGTCCCTTACCATTTTCTAAATAAGCCCCCTCAGCTTGGTTAGCAGCAATCGCACCTCCCCATAGGAAATTATCTGGAAATTTTGTCATGAATTCTCTATAACTCCTTCCAAAGTTGTATGTGCGACAAATTTTGTTACATCATTCATTGCTTTGTCTAAAACAACTAATTTTTCTTCTTTGATACCATTTGTAAAAATCAACATTGTCGTTGGATCATATCCCTTTGCTTTGATTTTTTCAAGATTAAATGAACCGATTTTCTGACCATTAGCCACTTGATCACCTTGCTTAACAGAAATATTAAATATGCCTTTTTCCAAATCAACTGTATTTAATCCGATGTGGACTAACACTTCCGTTCCAGTAGTTGATTTGATTCCTAAAGCATGCCCTGTTGGAAAAACAGTGACAATTTCTCCAGAGATTGGTGCAAACAAATCCCCTGTTTCTGGATAAATTGCTAAACCATCACCCATTGCTCTTGAAGAAAAAACTTCATCTTTTACGTCATCTAATGTAATAACTTCTCCTTCAACAGGAACCACCACATCGAGCGTATTTGAATCTCCTGTTTGAGTTTCTTCTCTTTTCCCAACTTCTCCTAAACCTAAAATATAAGTCAAAGCTGCACTTCCAAAGAAAGCTGCTGTAATGCCGAACAAATAATAGATGAACGTATCACCAAAGAAAGCTGGCAAAGTAGTTAAAGCTGGAAAGACATAGACAATAGCTTTAATTTGTAAAGCTCCCATAAAAGCACCCGTAATTGCACCCACAATCGTTTGAGCAATAAGTGGTTTCTTATATTTCACAGATAAACCATACACAATTGGTTCAGTAATTCCACCTAATAAGGCTGGTAACAAAGAGGATAGCGCTAATCCTTTGGTATCTTTATTTCTTGAACGTAAAAATACACCTAAAGCAACACCTGTACTAGCAAAAGTTGCAGCCGCAATCATGGGACGTAGCGTATCATAACCATAGGTTGCTAAATTATTGACCATAATTGGTACAACACCCCAATGAATTCCCATCATTACTAAGAAAGTCCAGCCACCGCCAATTAGCAGACCTGCTAATAAGCCACTCTTATCACTAATAAAATTCATTGCATTTCCAAGTCCATCCCCCAACATAACACCAATTGGACCAATGACTAGTACCGTTAGCGGTACCATAATTAATAACGCAACTAGGGACAAAGCAAAAATTTCCATGCTCTTTGGTATCACTTTTTTCAATAACTTTTCCAAATGAGAATAAATATAAACAGAGACAATTGCTGGAATAACTGTTCCAGAATAACCCATTAAAACTGCTGGAATCCCAAGAAAATCAACGACCACACCATTTTCAGTAACCATTCCCGTGAAGTTAGGTTCCAACAAAGCAGCTACGATTGCCAATGCAACAAATATATTTGCTTTGAAAATACGTGCTGCACTAATTGCTAAAAATAAAGGTAAAAAATAAAATACACTATTCCCTGCAGCAGATAATATTTTATACGTACTACCTTCACTACTTAGCAGATTATAGGTAGTCAATACAACAAGCAATGCTTTTAGCATACCTGCACCAGCCAAAGCAATAATAATCGGATTGAATATTGATGACAAGATATTAAAGAAACGAATCAGTATGTTTCCTGATTTTTCCTCTTGTTCTTCTTCATCTCCCTCATTTTCTAATGCATTTTTTATATCGTAATTATCTATAATAGTTTGAAAAACATCAGAAACTTGATTACCAATTACTACTTGGAATTGTCCGTTTCCTTCAATAACAGACAAAACCCCGTCCAGATTTTGTATTTTATCTTTATTTTCTCTGGCAACATTCACATCTTTTAATTTAAATCTTAACCTTGTAATGCAATGATATAGACTACTAACATTTTTTTCGCCACCGACATATGCTATAATATTATCAGTAAGTTTTTTGTAATCTTTTGCCATAATAATTTTCTCCTTGATATTTTTTGTAAGTTGATTAGTAAGTTTTTTTGTAAAAGCGCTTTACAAATTGACTATATCATCTTTTTTAAAGATGGTTTAAAAGTTCGAAATTTGGAAACTACAAAGAAAGGAAAGAAAATTATGGGATTACTTATTATTAGATTAATTACTTTTTTAAATAGTCAGGCACCAGAAACTACTAACTATCATATCGCTATGACTATGCTAGCAAATTATTCAAATCTTCACTTGATTAGTATTGGAAAGATTGCCAAATTATGTAATGTATCAAAATCAACTATTTCGAAATTTGCTCGACAATTAGGATTTGATGATTATTTAGACTTAAAGGATAACGCTGCTTTTATTGAAAATAGATTCAACAATCCGTTGAATTATCTTTCGAATATTTTAACTTCCATTGAGACAGATGGCTTTGATAACTATTTGAATGCCGTGACAACAGACATTAATTTTTTACGAGTAAATCTAGACTTTGATGCAGTAGATAATATTGCTAAAGCGATTAATGACTATGACAATGTGGCAGCCTTTGGTTTAGTTTTCTCTGAATCAGCAGCAATTGATATGCAATATAAATTAGCTTACAACGGTAAGTTCATACGTACTTTTCAAGATGATGTGATTCAAGAAGACTTTTTACGCAATGCTGGAGAAGATACGTTAATAATTATTTTGACAAATTCCGGAGACTATTTGACAAAACAACAAATTAAATTGGGAACGCCACGAAAAGATATTTTTTCGAAAACAAAGGCGAAAATAGTTGTAATCAGCTCTAACCCTGTCGTTAAAAATTTCTCATTCGTTGATGAAGCACTCATTTTCCCTCATCAAACAAAATATCAGACACATTCGATTATGTACCAAATTATTACTGACCTTATTGTTTCAAGGTATCGTTACTTTAATTCTCTTCTGTGATTTAATATCTTATAATTAACAATAAAAAGTTGCTTATCAAAAGACGATAAGCAACTTTTTGTTTAGATAATAAATTTTATTATTATTGTTTGAACATTGCGCTTCTCAAAACTTCACCAACTTGTTCAATTTGTAAGTCAGCTGCATTTTTTCTATATTCATTAAATTTAGGGAACCCATTTTTATAATCTTCAATAAATTCATCTGAAAATTTACCCGTTTGAATATCTTTTAACACTAAGCGCATATTTTCTTTTACCGATTCAGTAATAATTCGTGGACCTGATACATAATCACCAAATTCTGCTGTGTTTGAACACGATTGACGCATTTTTTTGAATCCACCTTCATAAATCAAATCTACAATTAATTTCATTTCATGTAGTACCTCAAAATAAGCTAATTCTGCTGAATATCCTTCTTCGACTAACACTTCAAAACCTGCTTCAATAAGCGCAGTTAACCCGCCACATAATACTGCTTGTTCTCCAAACAAATCTTCTTCTGTTTCTTCTTTAAAGGTCGTTTCAATTAAACCTGCTCGTGCAGAACCTACGCCCATTGCCCATGACATCGCTATATCACGACAGTTTCCAGTAAAGTCTTGATGACGAACAAATAAAGCAGGAACACCAAAGCCATCTTGGAATGTTCTACGAACTAAATGTCCTGGTCCTTTCGGTGCCACCATAAAGACATCCACATTTTCAGGTGGAACAATATGATTAAAATGTATATTAAACCCGTGTGCAAAACCTAAAGCGCTGCCTTCTTTTAG includes:
- a CDS encoding glycoside hydrolase family 1 protein, producing the protein MTKFPDNFLWGGAIAANQAEGAYLENGKGLSIADILPVGETRIQKVSLQINENEYYPNHTAIDFYHKFEEDIELFAELGLKCFRTSIAWSRIFPNGDELEPNEDGLQFYDRLFEKLLSKGIEPIVTISHFETPLYLVTEYGGWQNRALIDFFDRYTKVIFDRYKKQVKYWMTFNEINHTHTLPLIAAAVDVMDTATEQEKLTILYQASHNMFVASGKAVLNGKKANNENQIGCMLSLSPIYPATCNPNDVFESYQLRRRSLFYSDVQLRGRYPAYFQRITEENKLILDIQKGDLDIIRKGTCDYLGFSFYRSSLHESGMKILGNTGGLIGKKNPYLKETEWGWPIDPLALRYVCNELTDRYEKPLFIVENGIGLKDIFDSQGNIIDSERMWYLKEHVEAMGEAIKDGCTILGYTWWGPIDIVSAGTGEMEKRYGFIHVDKQNDGTGSLKRTKKASFNYYKQVIASNGQSLNYENYLNGGRNYD
- a CDS encoding beta-glucoside-specific PTS transporter subunit IIABC, whose translation is MAKDYKKLTDNIIAYVGGEKNVSSLYHCITRLRFKLKDVNVARENKDKIQNLDGVLSVIEGNGQFQVVIGNQVSDVFQTIIDNYDIKNALENEGDEEEQEEKSGNILIRFFNILSSIFNPIIIALAGAGMLKALLVVLTTYNLLSSEGSTYKILSAAGNSVFYFLPLFLAISAARIFKANIFVALAIVAALLEPNFTGMVTENGVVVDFLGIPAVLMGYSGTVIPAIVSVYIYSHLEKLLKKVIPKSMEIFALSLVALLIMVPLTVLVIGPIGVMLGDGLGNAMNFISDKSGLLAGLLIGGGWTFLVMMGIHWGVVPIMVNNLATYGYDTLRPMIAAATFASTGVALGVFLRSRNKDTKGLALSSLLPALLGGITEPIVYGLSVKYKKPLIAQTIVGAITGAFMGALQIKAIVYVFPALTTLPAFFGDTFIYYLFGITAAFFGSAALTYILGLGEVGKREETQTGDSNTLDVVVPVEGEVITLDDVKDEVFSSRAMGDGLAIYPETGDLFAPISGEIVTVFPTGHALGIKSTTGTEVLVHIGLNTVDLEKGIFNISVKQGDQVANGQKIGSFNLEKIKAKGYDPTTMLIFTNGIKEEKLVVLDKAMNDVTKFVAHTTLEGVIENS
- a CDS encoding MurR/RpiR family transcriptional regulator, which gives rise to MGLLIIRLITFLNSQAPETTNYHIAMTMLANYSNLHLISIGKIAKLCNVSKSTISKFARQLGFDDYLDLKDNAAFIENRFNNPLNYLSNILTSIETDGFDNYLNAVTTDINFLRVNLDFDAVDNIAKAINDYDNVAAFGLVFSESAAIDMQYKLAYNGKFIRTFQDDVIQEDFLRNAGEDTLIIILTNSGDYLTKQQIKLGTPRKDIFSKTKAKIVVISSNPVVKNFSFVDEALIFPHQTKYQTHSIMYQIITDLIVSRYRYFNSLL
- the ilvC gene encoding ketol-acid reductoisomerase, encoding MVKMYYENEVNNAVLQGKNIAVIGYGSQGHAHAQNLRDTGHHVIIGVRPGKSFNSAQEDGFEVYSVSEAVKNADIIMILTPDELQQGIYENEIKDNLKEGSALGFAHGFNIHFNHIVPPENVDVFMVAPKGPGHLVRRTFQDGFGVPALFVRHQDFTGNCRDIAMSWAMGVGSARAGLIETTFKEETEEDLFGEQAVLCGGLTALIEAGFEVLVEEGYSAELAYFEVLHEMKLIVDLIYEGGFKKMRQSCSNTAEFGDYVSGPRIITESVKENMRLVLKDIQTGKFSDEFIEDYKNGFPKFNEYRKNAADLQIEQVGEVLRSAMFKQ